The genomic window GAGCGTCGCGATGTCCACCTCGGGATTGCTCAGGGGCGTCAACACGGCGGTGAGAATGTCTGCATCAAACACCGGCTGATCACCCTGAAGATTGACTACCACATTGAATTTTTGGTCCGGGTCCAGCGTTTCCGCGGCTGCCCAGCACCGGTCTGTGCCCGACGGCAGGTCCGGGTCGGTCATGACGGCGTCACCGCCGGCGGACTTCACGGCGTCCACGATCTCCTGATCCCCGGCAGCCACCAGAACCTGTGCCCCCTTATGCTTGGCGGCCCAGTCGCGGGCGATCTCCCAGACCCGCACGATCATCGGCTTGCCGGCGATGTCAGCCAGTGGCTTTCCGGGCAGTCGGGCCGCAGCCATCCGGGCCGGGATCACCAGGAGGGGGCGCAGTGGCATAGATGTGGAGGTCATGAACTTGGCAACGTTCTGGAATGGAAAGCAGGGCGGCAAATGGCAGAATAGGGGCGGACACGCACCATGGAAGCACCTAATGCGACGCTTCGCCGCGCTTTTGGGAGCGCGATTGGCCAAATGTGCGCATCTGACCCGTATTTCCGGCGCTTATACGTCTTGCCCGGCAAAACCGGAAACGGGTAGTCTGCGGCTCACCGCTCGGGAAGTGTACATTTCTCCCAATGCGGCTCTGATTCCCGCCTGAGCGTCACGCGCCTCATACGTCACACAAAATAACACCGGACACGCAGCATCATGGACAGTTTTGAATTCAACAAGGTTGCAGGCGCCGTTCTGGCATCGCTCCTGATACTGCTGGGCGTTGGCATGTTCCTGGTCCCATCGCTTTATGCGCCCACCGAGCCCGAGCAACAGGCTTACATCGTCGAGGGCGTCGAGGAAGAAGGCGGAGCCGGCGCAGGCGCTGCAGAAGCACCCATTGAGCAGCCGATTGAGGCATTGATTGCCGTTGCAACGGCAGACCGCGGTGAGCGCGTGGCGCGCCGCTGCGTTGCCTGCCACTCATTTGATGATGGCGGCGACAACAAGATCGGCCCAAATCTTTGGAACGTCATGGGCGGCAAGAAGGCCCATCTGGACAACTTCAACTATTCAGCAGCTATGGCCAGTTCGCCGGGCCAGTGGACGTGGGACTCCATGAATGCGTTCCTGAAGAAGCCAAGCGACTACATCCCCGGCACCATCATGTCCTTCGCAGGCCTCAACAAGCCTGAAGATCGGGCTGCCATCATGGTCTATCTCGCAGAACAGGCACCGACACCATTTGCCAAGCCGGCTGTCCCGGAAGCAGCACCAGTTGAAGAAGCAGCTGCTGCGGAAGGTGCACCTGCAGCCGGAGAAGCCGCTCCTGTCGAAGAAGCGGCCCCTGCGGCATCTTCAGGTGGCGGCGATGAGCCCGAGCGCAACGGCCGTCCAAACACCGAAACAGCTCAGTAGCTGAGGGGTCAGGCAACATTAACTGCCTGTAACAACACTGAAATTTGAAGAGGCGGATCCTTTGTCGAGGGTCCGCCTCTCGCATATCTGGCG from Candidatus Phaeomarinobacter ectocarpi includes these protein-coding regions:
- a CDS encoding 3-deoxy-manno-octulosonate cytidylyltransferase, producing the protein MTSTSMPLRPLLVIPARMAAARLPGKPLADIAGKPMIVRVWEIARDWAAKHKGAQVLVAAGDQEIVDAVKSAGGDAVMTDPDLPSGTDRCWAAAETLDPDQKFNVVVNLQGDQPVFDADILTAVLTPLSNPEVDIATLASVIIDEHERDNPNVVKLVPSFPDPGTPIARALYFTRATAPTGDGPLYHHVGIYAFRRDALKRFVALAPSPLEIREKLEQLRALEHGMRMDAAIVPQGTRIGVDSPEDLERVRAYFNNENKS
- a CDS encoding c-type cytochrome; the encoded protein is MDSFEFNKVAGAVLASLLILLGVGMFLVPSLYAPTEPEQQAYIVEGVEEEGGAGAGAAEAPIEQPIEALIAVATADRGERVARRCVACHSFDDGGDNKIGPNLWNVMGGKKAHLDNFNYSAAMASSPGQWTWDSMNAFLKKPSDYIPGTIMSFAGLNKPEDRAAIMVYLAEQAPTPFAKPAVPEAAPVEEAAAAEGAPAAGEAAPVEEAAPAASSGGGDEPERNGRPNTETAQ